From Methanomassiliicoccus luminyensis B10, the proteins below share one genomic window:
- a CDS encoding DUF3892 domain-containing protein, which produces MSDYQVDGTVREKVCDSDSPITHLKTASPDNKIYSSAWVISRIKSGDKFWSYVYRGRQVVTYTRVEVEVINDARRGEYLRTRGDRFDENNLLELPTYYLGNDNYYHPCP; this is translated from the coding sequence ATGAGCGACTATCAAGTTGATGGAACGGTTAGGGAAAAAGTGTGTGATAGCGATTCCCCAATCACACATCTGAAGACAGCATCTCCGGACAACAAGATCTACTCGTCTGCCTGGGTAATCTCTAGAATAAAAAGCGGCGACAAGTTCTGGTCATACGTCTACAGGGGAAGACAGGTAGTGACCTACACTCGAGTGGAGGTCGAGGTCATCAACGACGCTAGGAGAGGTGAATACCTAAGAACCCGTGGAGACCGCTTCGATGAGAACAACCTTCTGGAGCTACCTACGTACTATTTGGGCAATGATAATTACTATCACCCCTGTCCCTGA